One part of the Xiphophorus maculatus strain JP 163 A chromosome 1, X_maculatus-5.0-male, whole genome shotgun sequence genome encodes these proteins:
- the LOC111609717 gene encoding deleted in malignant brain tumors 1 protein-like, whose protein sequence is METILLVLLVLLAAAVVDTQTRLVGPSRCSGRVEVYHDEVWGTVCDDSWDLSDATVVCRQLGCGPPKSAPTVAYFGEGTDPIWLDDVACAGTESSLADCLHRGFGSHNCGHGEDAGVICEGEAQFRLAGPTRCSGRVEVYHGDAWGTVCDDGWDLSDAAVVCRQLGCGAALGAPTSAYFGQGTGEIWLSNLSCSGREVSLSGCSNPGFGIQDCDHSEDSGAICAGAQIRLTGPTRCSGRVEVLFNDTWGTVCDDGWDLSDAAVVCRQLGCGPPQAALSAASFGEGTGPVWLADMSCSGTEADDGWDLSDAAVVCRELGCDRAYEAPGGAQYGPGAGSIMLDDLVCSGTESSLTDCAHNGFGLQNCVHEEDAGAICEGIVRKVVRLKVLQDSSLDLSDPAVLDGFLNQLKQKLQDQELNGNVRLSWMTSDGKIFKKDEGQN, encoded by the exons ATGGAGACGATCCTGCTGGTCCTGCTGGTCCTGCTGGCTGCAGCAG TCGTTGACACCCAGACCAGGTTAGTCGGGCCGTCTCGGTGTTCTGGGAGGGTTGAGGTCTACCATGATGAAGTCTGGGGGACGGTGTGTGATGACAGCTGGGACCTCAGCGACGCCACGGTTGTCTGCAGGCAGCTGGGATGCGGCCCCCCAAAGAGCGCCCCCACGGTCGCCTACTTTGGTGAAGGAACCGACCCGATCTGGCTGGACGACGTGGCCTGTGCAGGAACCGAGAGCAGCTTGGCTGATTGTCTCCACAGAGGATTTGGAAGCCATAACTGTGGACATGGAGAAGACGCTGGTGTCATCTGTGAAG GAGAAGCCCAGTTCAGACTGGCGGGTCCAACCCGGTGTTCAGGGAGGGTGGAGGTCTACCATGGAGACGCCTGGGGGACGGTGTGTGATGACGGCTGGGACCTGAGCGACGCCGCGGTGGTCTGCAGGCAGCTGGGCTGCGGCGCGGCGCTCGGCGCTCCGACCTCGGCCTACTTTGGCCAGGGAACCGGGGAGATCTGGCTCAGCAACCTGAGCTGTTCAGGAAGGGAAGTCAGCCTGTCCGGATGCTCCAACCCGGGGTTCGGCATTCAGGACTGTGATCACAGTGAAGACTCTGGCGCCATCTGTG CTGGAGCCCAGATCCGGTTGACCGGTCCAACCCGGTGCTCCGGGCGGGTCGAGGTTCTGTTCAACGACACCTGGGGGACGGTGTGTGATGACGGCTGGGACCTGAGCGACGCCGCGGTGGTCTGCAGGCAGCTGGGCTGCGGGCCGCCTCAGGCCGCCCTCAGCGCCGCAAGCTTTGGTGAAGGAACCGGCCCGGTCTGGTTAGCTGACATGAGCTGCTCCGGAACCGAAGCGGATGACGGCTGGGACCTGAGCGACGCCGCGGTGGTCTGCAGGGAGCTGGGCTGTGACCGGGCCTATGAAGCTCCAGGTGGGGCCCAGTACGGACCCGGAgctggaagcatcatgctggaCGACCTGGTCTGCTCCGGTACTGAGAGCAGCCTGACGGACTGCGCGCACAACGGGTTTGGGCTGCAGAACTGCGTCCATGAGGAGGACGCCGGAGCGATCTGTGAAG GAATCGTTAGGAAGGTGGTGAGACTGAAGGTTCTGCAGGATTCCTCTCTGGACCTGAGCGACCCGGCGGTGCTGGACGGGTTTCTGAACCAG cTGAAGCAGAAGCTGCAGGATCAGGAGCTGAACGGAAACGTCAGACTGAGCTGGATGACTTCCGACggaaaaatcttcaaaaaggACGAAGGACAAAACTGA